A single genomic interval of Spirosoma linguale DSM 74 harbors:
- a CDS encoding PAS/PAC sensor signal transduction histidine kinase (KEGG: glo:Glov_2003 multi-sensor signal transduction histidine kinase~TIGRFAM: PAS sensor protein~PFAM: ATP-binding region ATPase domain protein; PAS fold-4 domain protein; PAS fold-3 domain protein; PAS fold domain protein; histidine kinase A domain protein~SMART: ATP-binding region ATPase domain protein; histidine kinase A domain protein; PAC repeat-containing protein; PAS domain containing protein) has protein sequence MKLPFQTVHITGLAPTSAPRNLFFFAPVYNEHGELVDLQRRMAAPSTPSDYLAGTCLSDWVAPSAGAVLNRLWSLLEQGTVCRLTYQPAPDQTSQLLITPMEGGYLVELLADNPADAISVSTESEIVSVGQTIEQRTDYSAQAGARGLSKQASSLDATNQLLEAIVSNTPVGLALLRPVWQSGCLIDFSYLWTNPAHAALIGYSIIQLAGQRFKALHPSAASAGLFDRLADVAQTGQSLHYQKQVQHDGLSLWGEFTIIRVGENVLFTVMDISPLMEAKALLRKKNSQLEKGIAERTKQVRQLSTLQNAILKHAGQAIISTNSDGIVQTVNQATETLLGFSASELIGKVARLKSESTHSSLPVITFSPYDSEEVHNFFAQPTVAEYGYVQQECLLATRNGRLAPVLLTVSQLKNEDGSVLGYMGIATDISALKLAEAKLRQKNQILDTFFAGALDMHCIADRKGFLLEVNHAFQDVMGYSASELKTIPFLQLIHPAEKAMVSTEVLKKSQQEPVRNRINKWRCKDGTYRIIEWSAIGVDGLVYGSARDITDRQAAEDQLYQLHERLQLATKAAGQGIWENDLINGKVIWDERLWELHGLTLPVRPLTFADFLSFVHPDDLPALMAKAHTELVGKEDAVTNVYRIVCPNGMVRYLETNGRIIRDSSGKAIRLIGVAWDVTRRKLDEENLRTSEQRYRSLVDHLDTIVFQTDAKGKWVYLNPAWEVVTGFSVEESLGGYFLDSILPEDHTETRQLFEEIKAGQRMGVRHTIRYIRKGGGYRWIDVNAQVLLRDGHVRMGVTGTLTDITERKMAEEAIQESEQRFREIAENVDEVFCILDSKKPRFLYVNPAFEKFTGVSSPEIYRNSSLFLPRIVEEDRSLIQTIFQNSVSGSELTFRARHQDGSLRWLNARVFGVTNEAGVLIRRIGVATDITTAIEKEQILEASLQNERTLNTLKSQFITTASHEFRTPLMGISSSTELVKHYMAREDIRPVLPIINKHLTAILTKVASLNELIGDTLTLSKIEQGKIDVQLTSTDLAALCKSLVASTSADSKDKRQIDFQVIGKDVALLVDKKLINHILTNLLMNAIKFSTKSVSLTLTYGLTDVKIAVSDQGIGIPKKDLPHLFDKFFRAGNATNYQGSGLGLAICQEYINLMQGQIGVASKEGAGTTFTITLPYA, from the coding sequence ATGAAACTTCCTTTTCAGACTGTACACATAACCGGCCTTGCTCCAACGTCTGCTCCGCGTAACTTGTTCTTCTTTGCGCCCGTATACAATGAACATGGCGAACTGGTTGATTTGCAGCGTCGTATGGCCGCACCATCAACGCCATCCGATTATCTGGCAGGAACCTGCTTATCCGACTGGGTCGCCCCCTCGGCCGGGGCTGTGCTCAACCGGCTATGGTCGTTGCTGGAACAGGGCACCGTTTGCCGACTGACTTATCAACCGGCACCCGATCAAACAAGTCAACTGCTCATTACGCCGATGGAGGGCGGATACCTGGTTGAACTGCTTGCCGACAACCCGGCCGATGCTATTTCCGTTAGTACTGAATCCGAAATTGTGTCCGTTGGGCAGACCATTGAGCAGCGTACCGATTATTCTGCCCAGGCCGGGGCTCGTGGTTTATCGAAACAGGCCTCTTCGCTGGATGCTACCAACCAGTTACTAGAAGCCATTGTGTCGAATACACCCGTTGGACTTGCCCTTCTACGGCCCGTTTGGCAAAGCGGATGCCTAATAGATTTTAGCTACTTATGGACCAATCCAGCCCATGCGGCTCTTATCGGCTATAGCATCATTCAACTGGCCGGGCAGCGATTTAAAGCGTTACACCCTTCGGCTGCCAGCGCCGGCCTGTTCGATCGATTGGCCGATGTTGCGCAAACCGGACAGTCGTTGCACTACCAAAAGCAGGTTCAGCATGATGGTCTTTCCTTATGGGGTGAGTTTACGATCATTCGGGTGGGTGAAAACGTGCTGTTTACCGTCATGGATATTTCGCCCCTGATGGAGGCTAAGGCCCTGCTGCGTAAAAAGAACAGCCAGCTTGAAAAAGGTATTGCCGAGCGCACCAAACAGGTTCGGCAGCTGTCTACACTGCAAAACGCCATTCTCAAGCATGCAGGGCAGGCCATTATATCGACCAATTCCGACGGTATTGTGCAAACGGTTAATCAGGCCACTGAAACACTACTGGGTTTTTCGGCTAGTGAGCTTATTGGTAAGGTGGCTCGCCTGAAGTCTGAAAGTACCCACAGCTCGTTGCCGGTAATTACATTTTCCCCGTACGATTCTGAGGAAGTGCACAACTTCTTTGCCCAGCCGACAGTGGCAGAATATGGCTATGTACAGCAGGAATGTTTGCTGGCAACCCGAAACGGACGTCTGGCGCCGGTTTTGCTGACGGTCAGCCAGTTGAAGAACGAGGACGGCTCGGTTCTGGGATACATGGGTATTGCCACCGATATATCGGCTCTGAAACTGGCCGAAGCCAAGCTGCGTCAAAAAAATCAGATACTGGATACGTTTTTTGCCGGTGCGCTGGATATGCACTGTATTGCCGACCGCAAGGGTTTTCTGCTGGAAGTCAACCACGCGTTTCAGGATGTGATGGGTTATTCGGCCAGTGAACTGAAAACGATTCCGTTTTTGCAACTGATTCATCCCGCCGAAAAGGCAATGGTGTCCACTGAAGTACTGAAAAAGAGTCAGCAGGAGCCGGTTCGTAATCGTATTAACAAGTGGCGTTGTAAAGATGGTACGTATCGGATTATTGAGTGGAGTGCCATCGGAGTTGACGGATTGGTGTATGGCTCGGCTCGGGATATTACCGACCGGCAGGCTGCCGAAGATCAGCTCTACCAACTCCACGAACGGCTTCAGTTAGCCACCAAGGCGGCCGGGCAGGGTATCTGGGAAAATGACTTAATCAACGGTAAGGTAATCTGGGATGAACGCCTTTGGGAACTGCACGGGTTAACATTGCCCGTACGGCCATTGACCTTTGCTGACTTTTTATCGTTCGTCCATCCTGACGATTTGCCCGCTCTGATGGCAAAAGCCCATACCGAACTCGTTGGGAAAGAAGACGCGGTTACTAATGTATACCGGATCGTTTGCCCAAATGGTATGGTACGGTACCTGGAAACCAATGGGCGCATTATTCGCGATTCGTCAGGGAAGGCGATCCGGCTTATTGGTGTCGCCTGGGATGTGACGCGCCGGAAGCTGGACGAAGAAAACCTCCGGACCAGTGAACAACGGTATCGGTCGCTCGTGGATCACCTGGATACAATTGTTTTTCAAACCGATGCCAAAGGGAAATGGGTTTATCTGAACCCAGCCTGGGAGGTGGTTACGGGCTTCTCGGTTGAAGAATCGCTGGGAGGGTATTTCCTGGACTCGATTCTACCCGAAGACCATACCGAAACCCGGCAGTTGTTTGAAGAAATCAAAGCGGGCCAGCGAATGGGTGTCAGGCATACCATTCGCTACATTCGTAAAGGGGGTGGCTATCGCTGGATCGACGTAAACGCCCAGGTGTTACTGCGTGACGGTCATGTACGGATGGGCGTAACCGGGACATTGACGGATATTACGGAGCGAAAAATGGCCGAAGAAGCGATTCAGGAAAGCGAACAGCGTTTTCGTGAGATTGCCGAAAATGTCGATGAAGTCTTTTGTATACTCGATAGTAAGAAGCCCCGGTTTCTATATGTAAATCCTGCTTTTGAGAAGTTCACGGGCGTATCCTCGCCCGAAATTTACCGGAACTCTTCGTTGTTTCTGCCGCGCATTGTCGAAGAAGACCGAAGCCTTATTCAAACGATATTCCAGAACTCTGTTTCAGGTAGCGAACTGACCTTCCGGGCTCGGCACCAGGATGGAAGCCTTCGCTGGTTAAACGCCAGGGTATTCGGCGTTACCAATGAGGCCGGTGTGCTTATCCGTCGTATTGGTGTGGCCACTGATATTACGACGGCCATTGAAAAAGAACAAATTCTGGAAGCTTCGCTGCAAAACGAACGAACCTTAAATACGCTTAAATCGCAGTTTATTACAACGGCCTCGCATGAGTTCAGGACGCCCCTGATGGGCATCAGTTCCAGCACCGAACTGGTAAAGCATTATATGGCCCGGGAAGATATACGGCCGGTATTGCCAATCATTAACAAACACCTCACGGCCATTCTTACAAAAGTAGCTTCGCTGAATGAGTTGATTGGCGATACACTGACGCTGAGCAAAATAGAACAGGGGAAAATAGACGTACAGCTGACCAGCACCGATCTGGCGGCACTCTGTAAATCGCTGGTTGCTTCTACCTCTGCCGATTCTAAAGATAAGCGTCAGATCGATTTTCAGGTCATCGGAAAAGACGTAGCGCTGCTGGTGGATAAAAAGTTGATCAACCATA